CATTGTGTTACTGTCAGAATTTTGTCCCAGGCTATCTTTTTTCACAAGACCATGTCAACGGCTCTCTCTGACCCTCTCTCACAGTGTGACATAGGACCACCGTTTTGGAGCCATGACCAAAGATATCACCATGTTTCTTTCATGTTAGTTATCTTTTCTATCTGGTCCAGCCCAAAATCGCAGTGTATACCTGCCATAAAACACTCCACCCCCTAAACTTTTGGATCAACTCTGCCGGATCATGTCTGAATTGTAGCGTTTAGTTCATACAATATAAAGCCATTGAGGGTATGACTGtacgactaggctatcagctcatataccgtgagtagagaaaaacaaagtggtggagtgtgttgctgaaccaacagaggacgaaataaaaactctactcgaaaacaaaaccccaaaaacacaaaaaaagcaacatggaatgaaagtatttgatggtaagaacatctcatctctagccgctttatcttgttctacagggtcgcaggcaagctggagcctatcccagctgactacaggcaaaaggcagggtacaccctggacaagtcgccaggtcatcacagggctgacacatagacaaccattcacacctacggtcaatttagagtcaccagttaacctaacctgcatgtctttgggggaaaccggagcacctggaggaaacccacacggacaacatgcaaactccacacagaaaggccctcgctggccacggggctcaaacccggaccttcttgctgcgaggcgacagcgctgaccactacaccaccgtgccgcccatatatatatatataaaactgtgtGTTTATGTTAACTTTTATCTATACCTCAGAATTGAACTGGGGACACTGGAACTGCCATACCATACCATTTTGACCTTAACAAGTCTAGTCTAAAGTCTATCAAGTCTAAAGACTACCATCATCAATGATCATGGTTCAGGTGGACAGAGGGCATTATGCATCCAACAACTGACCGACATAGTtagaaccagaggtggacagtaacgaagtacatttgagtactgtacttaagtacactttttgagtatctgtactttacttgagtattgtttttttggaaacttatgactttaacttcactacattttaaAGGCAaacattgtacttttcactccactacatttctatcaaggtcctcgttactatgaagtgactttgaaagtggatgtttttctcttttcttttctaaaatgtgattgtttttttttttcacaggtgacattgagacagcctatcagtaatcactatggAGGTCGATGGAGGTCATGTCACCTCCatcgactgtataaaatcaagttcagtgatttctcagcagcattatttgaacacgatcagttgatggcagaatggaaggaggcggttcttctggagaatgtacacacccatggccatacctagaacccatgtttcagttttctgaaaggattaaagattcgttttgttttaaatgtttgcttggtttgccgaaaacaaaccacatgacggcctacaaaaactcgccgtccaacctgcggaagcatattgaggtacatgtaaacgttttattccaagagaaagcttgcaacaaagttgtgtgtgcttttagagctagcgataatgttgcaatagctatgcagtctggttagtcaaataactttctatggatttgcccgccaagttgccgtagccttgtccacggctaacgttaacacgtagctagttaacttggacactgttagttagcatgtaaaaacggagtcacGCTaatatgaataatgttaacttatctgaagtcctttcagaaatatgttttagcatagtcttgccaaataaacagaatgtagaaatatttcttttctagtagcattagctacccagtatgatttcgagtttgaaaagtttgctaccatgtcaggtggagtttcactaactagctagcttaacgttaaaacaccatgatggcacagcatgcgttcattttgtgaattcacgttTCTGTCTTTGAAACAGCATTAGGTATTGTCAGCGTTATGgcaaatacaacgatgcgttgacagaaaatgtacttttaatacttaagtatttttaaaagcaagtacttcagtactttaacttaagtaaaaatttgactggacaactttcacttatatcggagtaacatttgaccagtaggatctgtactttgacttaagtaatgaagttgggtacttcgtCCACCTCTGGTTAGAGCCAATCAAACATTTAAGTCATGATTTCTATTGGGAGGGACCATTTTACTTCATAGTAGCACAGAATGTACTAAAGGCCTAGAGCTACAACGCTTGGCTTTCCATGGGTGTATTTCTTTAGCCAGTAGGCATGGATCATGTCAGTTGCACATTGCTGCCCATTTCTTGTTGAAAAGCTTCTGTTTTGATCTTGACTATTCTGTCAGACTGAATTATTTCAGGTCTCTTAAACAGTGAGCATGGGTGTTACGGTACAGTTCTTTCTCTCACAGCTCTGCTGTTCCAGtaatgttggtttgtttgttttgacaaaACAATCTTTCACAGTGAATAGTACAGCAAGCTCCTCGTTTCAACTGACTTTCTGAGGAAATCTCACCGGCAGACCATCCTAATGCATATCTGGTGGTGAGAGACTGATGCCCCAGGCCTTTCCCCGCCTGCAGATTGCATAAAACCATTGCAATATGTATGCCTTAAAATCTTTATCTGTTGGATTATCTTCAGGCATACCTCGCAGCAACCAGACCAATGAGATCTACTACTGTTGGAACAAAAATCCTTCATATTATGAGTTTAAAGCAAAGGCCTGTTTTGAATGATTTTTGTGATAACATGCTGTCAAGTCCTTTGGCCGACTGCATACTCCTGTACCGCTGCACATTGATGCAATtacccaatcagccaatcatgtagcagcagtgcaatgcttaaaaaaataaagcagatttacatcaagagcttcagttcatgttcacatcaaacatcagaatggtggAACACCGTGATCTTAGTGATTTTGACCATGGGGTGGTTGATGGTGCTGGTTTGAGTATGGGCAGatgggtttgagctgacaggaaggctacagtgaCTCATATAACCACTGTTTACACCAatagtgagcagaaaaacatcccaCAAAGCACACCACATTGAACCTTGAGGCAAATAGAATAAAAAGGCAGATGATCATACTGGGTTCCACTGAGGAACAGAAAGTCTGGGGACATTTTTCGTATGTCATAACTCGAAGAGATATATGGAAAGCCTGTAGAATTCAATGGCAAAATAATATACAGTTCGGTGTGCAGGTCACATTTTATTTACTGAATAAATTTGGACAAAACACCAAAATCAGTTACATTACAATCAGAGCATCTGAGGCAGATATCCCACCATGCATGCCCCCCACcccttcaaaacaaaacaaagggaaaaaaaaaaagtccttcacTCAGCACCAACTAACGTGGGCAATTAATTCTACCtgaaagcatttaaaaaaaattatattatatttttatataaacCTAATGCTTTTACAGAGGCAACTTAAACTCCTAGCAGTTAAAAAATAGAATCTGCAAGGATTTACTTTACGAAACGAAATGAAAAAACAACTTCCCCAGCCCTCCTGCTAGGCTATAGCATTCAAAAGGGTACATGCCATTAACTAGAGATCACAATTTGAAGTAACATTGATATACCACAAAACATGTCCACATGTACCTATTTAGAACATGATCATTTCACAGAACCTAGGCAGGCAGTAGAAAAGTAACATGAGGTACTGGAGACAGTGTAGTCGTAGTAACATCGTTTACCAAGGTGCGAAAAGCTAAATCAAAAGTAAAAAGAGAAGGGATGTTATCGGCATTGGTGGTGTGGGGCACAAATACTGGCACTTAAGTTCGATGGTTTATTCTAAACCTTGGGACAGTCTTTAATGCCAACATCAAACCTGTCCTGTGTCAAGAGTATTGTATTGCCTACAATATTTGTGGAAACAGAAACTAAGGTATAAAGAAAATCCTGCAAATATATTTAAATATAGTAGTTGTTACTTTAAATTAAAAACTCTTTCATTTCAGCAGAAGAATGAAATTAATTAAATAGATGCTAGTCTACAGAGATGGAATGGACCATTCGCTTGGCCGAGGAAGGCCAAACGCCCCTCACGTCTCAAGGCTCAAAGAGGTTCATTTCAAGCTAGAGGAGAAATAAGCAGCAATAACAGAGTAGAAGGAATAGCTTAATGCAACACAGAAAGCTGAGTTAATGCAGTCTTACGCAGATGAGAGAAACGCAAATAACACAGATGGAAGGGGGATCAAGCCTGAAAAGAAGAATTTACAAACTTATATTTTAATTCTACCGATAGCCGCCACATACATTTTATAGTATTGGCCTATAAGGCTATGAAAGAGCAGAATGATGTAAGTAATATACTTTAAAAAACATAATGAATAAATATGCAAATGCAGCCAACAAAAAGTTCAATACGTGGAGAAAATGTTGTCTACTTTGATAAATCAGAACAGGAGTGGTTGCAGTTTGCTTGATGTTGGTGTTGTTCTCCTTGGCTGAGGTCTCCTGTGCcatcatgtttttttgtttttgtagctTAATATGACTTGAACACCCCATGAGCACCacttaaaataaaaaagaaaactcaACCTAAAGATAGTTATAAGTCTTGCTACATTACTGAACATTAACATTTGCATTTGCCCAGAAGCTCTTGCTGAAGGTGTTCCACACCATCAAGCCAGACCTTCACAGGTTTTCTCCATGGAATGGGAGATAAAGAAGATAAACACCATTGTATAAGTGCATTCTGTCATCTAAAACACGTggcaaaatgtcttttttttttttttttgtgctgctcAGCTGaggaactgctccaactcttccTCCATGTTGGCCTCAGGCACCATCTGGTCTGCTTCACGTTCTCCTCTGGCATAGGCAGTGCCAGCCTGGCCAGTGGCTGCCTGGAACCAGGGATGCTCCAGTATTTCACGTGAAGTCAGCCGTTCGGTTGGGTCCCGCCGCAAGATGCTGCGGATCAAGCAGCGCGCTTTGGGCGTCAGCGTCTCGGGGATGCTGAAGTGGCCACGGCGGATCTTGCTGAAAAGTGAGCCAGGTTCCACGTCATGGAAAGGGTAGCGGCCAACGAGGATGGTGTACAGCATGACGCCCAGACTCCACACGTCTGCCGCTTTGCCCGAGTAGCTGCCACTGGCGTTGAGGATCTCCGGGCTTACGTAAGCCGGACAGCCATGTTTGTCTGAGAGAGAGTCATCGCTTCCCTTTAGGAGGTATGTATCTTCTAAACTCTCCAACTTAACAAGGCTCCTGTGAcacacagaaaacaaaaaacaaacatttctTCAATTCTGGGAAGGAAGGTCCACATACACTTTTTCCTTTAAAGCTTACCATCGTTTAGATTATAGTTTGGTAATGACATCACAAGCTTTCATGATGGTACAAAGTAATGAAATAAATCACTGAAGAGGAGACCTCTCTCAAGAAAATAACCTTTCAGTTTACATTTTCATTTAAGCGCAATACTTATGGGATTTCGAGAATCATGCAAGCGAGCTTGAAACAGTACAAAAACAATGGAACAAGGAAACATGCATTCCTCATCAGGGTGAGTACAGCCACATACATAAACAGGGAAATCCCTGTATTTCCTCTGGAGTAATGATGCACAGGAAACAGGAATAAAAATCAGAAATGAGCTTTTCTGTTCAATAACCAAACTTGAAAAACTTACTCCGGTTGTCCTGTTGTGTTCGCATCTTCAGTAACCTTAAAACTACAGATGAGATATCAAGGCCACCTGACCTCCAACAAACCACTGTACTGTAAAAGTGAACAGAGCATGCACCTTTCGACCTCTAGCTCTGTTTCTGTTCGGCTGCCTACTCAAAATAACCCTCAAATAACATGCAGTGTACATGACTCACACCTTTACtgcagaatggaaaaaaaaacacacatgctGAGTCTGAAAAAGACACCGGGGCAAAACATGAACAACCATTTCAATAAGTACAAGATTGCACATAAACATAAGGGCCAGTTTTCCAGGCACAGATTAAGCctgcttttaaaaaaaactatGGTGATTCACCACCAGCACCGCAATTTATTCCAAAACTAGACTTAATCCATTGGGAAACCAGGCTCTCGAGGTTTCCAACACCCACTACCATGGTCATGATCCTGGTCAGGAACCCAGCTTGGTCTGGCTGCTCTGTATCTAATCAAGTTCTCTCTGGCTGCTTGTGCCTATTCTCATCCGAGTGCATATGTGGTGTCTCATTTCAGGGCAAGGCAGAAGCACCTACGTACCTCCGGCAAAATTTCACATTCGTTAGTATGCCGTTAATCATTATGGATGTAACCCGTCCATCCCAGGCTACAGTGCACTAGAATGTTAAGGTTACTGAGCCTACATTTAGAACCATGGCCACAATGACTCCCTTTCCATGTGCTGAGCCACAGGAAAACTAGCTGAGGTGATTCATTTGGCTGAATGTGCTACTATCATAGCTTAAACGGGAAGACGGCCCAAAGTCATACACAGTGCTATGACATCAGCCTAATTTTAGAGGTGAGGCACATGGTCAGGCTACATTGTACATTCCTAATTTGCCTTAGTGGCACTCTGGCTTCATTACCCGACAATCACTGTGCCTGTGCAATATCAGAGGAATGATCTAAGGAGTATATAGTATATTAGGACAGAAAGGTACAGAACAGGAAAAGTACAGATGACAAGAAACCTGATCTCTGCATGCTCATGTACATCTAATGAATATTACTGATTAAAAATGAaagcaggacagcattgcttgctttccctctctctctctttttacctTTCCTCGTTCTTAAAGACGAACTTCCTCAGCTTGAGGTCTCTGAGAACCAGGCCATTGTCATGGCAGTGTGCCACGGAGGACACTATCTGATAGAAGAGTCTGGCAGCCTCTTCCTCTCGCAACTTCTTGCAAGTGCGGACAAACGAGTGCATGTCTCCATGGCTCCTCTCGAAGAACACGTACGCCCGCGTGTCTCCAAGCAGAATCTCCACTATTTGGTTGATGTTCTGATGAGCACCCAGTACAAAGTAGGCAGCTAATGATTCTTGATATCGGCTGATATCGAacacctggaaaaaaaaaaagaaaggagcgGTTTGTATTCAATTAGACACGGTCATTGATTCCATGAAAATTGGGTAGTTGTGCAAAGTTACTGTGCTTAGAGCCTTTTATACCCCTGGATTATTGGGCTTATAGATTTCTCCTGTTCtccacttcaaaaaaaaaaaaaaagcctccacTTTGTAAGACAATAGAGGGGGATCAGAGACAAAAGGACTGCAACCCATGCGCCATCGGAAGGCAAGGCATACACCTCTGCAGCAAATTTAAGACTCCAAAACAGACACTGATCTTTGATGTTGCTTAGTAACAGGCACATAAAAGGGAGGTGGGGTAAATATAGCACACCGACGGTGGCCATCGGAGCCGGCCATCGGAGCCTTAAACCTTATCAAAGTATAAGCAGTATCGGCTGGCTCGTTGCCTATATGAATGAACCTTTGGTCCTCCCACGCTCACAAATCTCTCCTACTTTTATGCACCTGTCGTGCCACCTTTAGAAAATAATGACATCTACACGCTGGATTTTGATCCTGATGCATCTCCAGGCACACAGTCGCATTAATCATTAGAAACACCTACAACGCTCCTAGTCAGTGATTCTTCCTTATTAGAAAGGTCTTTCACAACAAAGCACATGCATGTCGGGCACAGAATGTgcaagcatggctgacagcacacAACACCATGGTAACATCAGGTTTGCCAACTGGACAGTGTCCTGTACTTAGTAGTTACCACCATATCTCAGGAGTATTAGGAACTGTGAGCatttgcacgcacacacacacaaaaaaatgttcaggaaaaaaaaaaaaaaaagaaatgcactATGAACATCATGCATTAGGAAGTACTTATTATTCAAGCTTGGTCAGTTTGTGCTCTATATGGagcctcttattattattattataatataataatacatctatgattatgttatgtcccAAACAGAGTCCTAGTATGCTGTAGATTAAAATATTGTAGCACGTTATATATTTAGTGATGCTATGCATACTACTAATAAGTGCTCTATAGTTTTCtattgtagtgagtagtgtgcagTGCAGGTTAGGACGTGGCACACGCGCTTTTTACCTTGCACACGAGCTCTTCCCCGCTGTGTAAGTGCACGGCCCGGAGCACGCGGTCTCCCTCCAGCGGCTCCAGTAAGAGGTAATTCCCGATGCAGGACACTCGGTGAGTGGAGTCCGGGCTCTCTGGAGGACTCGGGGAGCCTAGATTGGGACTAAAGCTCTGATTCGGCTCCGGAGTCCTCTGTTGTAGACAAGACAGCTCCTCCAATTCATGCGCTTTGTGCCTCGCTCTCCCATACCGTGCGATGTTAATGGGATTTGAGCGCTGTATGTTCATGGGTGTTATATGAGGTTTCTCCTAAAGCAAGGTGCGAGGCTTGAGGTCGTGGCTCAGAGGAGTCAGTTCGGACGAGAAAAGGTCTAGTCTGATACAGTATGTGCGGAGAAACAGTAACTAAGTTGCAAAACACATTAATAAAAGCAGCCCTTTGATGTGACTCACGATACGCAACACATCAATCGATTAGCAGCTGCACAATGAAAGATCAATCAGGTCTTTGATAATCGTGCAAGAAAAGAAGCTCGGGCTTGATTTTGAATATTCCggatgataaaaataaaaaaagttacgcAGACTCTTCAGGATGAATGCTGGAGTTTTGCTGCAGGAAAACCGTTTCCACACAAGTGCAAAGATGGAGGAGAAACAGTGCTTCCCAAATTCAACACAGCGGTGTTAAATGCCCCAAGTGCTGGAGAGCAGAAATGCCTCGGCTAACGTGCGAACTAACCGGTCAGTGGTGTCGGCTTTCCTGAGAAAGGGCTCCGTTTCCATTCAGCGGCctcctcctgctgctgctgctgcttctcccAACTGCTCATTTCCACGCAGCTCTTCTGCTCGCCATCTGCTTCACTCGGGAAACGAGAGGAATCGACCCAAGCACCAACCCTTTAtttgtaactctctctctctctctctttaggaGGTCCTTCTGTAGCTGCAATTTTGCTTAAgagtatttttattattgttgttattattattattgttgttatttattCCGAAATGTCTTGCTCAGGATCTAGCGACGATTGAGATGCTGGAGAGGAAAAAGGGATGGCCGACTTTCCCAGGCCTATCCCTTATTTCAGCAAGGCATCATCTCCTGCGGTGTACTAACTACTTACGTGGCTGAGAATCCCAGTCCATTCAGTGCGAGGTCAGTCATCTACAAGTACAcactccacctctctctctctctctctctctctcacacacacacacagaggaggtgaCTGACTTAGAGATAGCGAATGAACGAACGAACCGTTTCAAATGAATCACCAAAACGAACGAACCGACTCAAGTGATTCATTCATCTGACTCTTGTAGGCTATTATGGTCATTTTTAAGATTGTcaataaacgaattatctttctttctttctctcacacacacacacacacacgcacacacacacacaggaggtgaCTGACTGACTTAGAGACAACGAACGAACGAATCGTTTCAAATGAATCACCAAAACGAACGAACCGAACAGTGATTCATTCGTCTGACTCTTTCGTCTTTTCAGCACTAGTGCATTGTTTCTCTGCTACATTTCGTCTATTATCGTGATAAAATATTTTAGTATAGTGCGAATGCTACTTTTAAAACTTAACTAGTCTATTATGGTCATTTTGAGTTCGTCAATAAGTGAATTTTTCCGGAAGTGCCGACTACGAATGAACGAATCCCAGTCCATTCAGTGCGAGGTCAGTTATCCACAAgtactgtacacactccccttctttctttttctttctctctctcacagagaCAGCGAATGAACGAACGAATCGTTTCAAATGAATCACCAAAACGAGCGAACCGACTCAAGTGATTCATTCATCTGACTCTGCTACATGTCGTTTATTATCGTGATAAAATATTTTAGTATAGTGCGAATGCTACTTTTAAAACTTAACTAGTCTATTATGGCCATTTTGAGTTTGTCAATAAGTGAATTTTTCCGGAAGTGCCGACTACGAATGAACGAATCCCAGTCCATTCAGTGCGAGGTCAGTCATCCACAAgtactgtacacactccccttctttctttttctctctctctctcacacacacacacacgaggtgaCTAACTTAGAGACAGCGAGAATCGTTTCACATGAATCACCAAAACGAATGAACCGACTCAAGTGATTCATTCGTCTGACTCTTGTTTCTCTGCTACATGTCGTCTATTATCTTGATAAAATATTTAAGTATAGTGCGAATGCTACTTTTAAAACATAACTAATCCATTATGGTGATTTTAAGTTTGTTAATAAGCAAATTCTTCCGGAAGTGCCGACTACGAATGAACGAACGAATCATTTAAAtgaaccgaacgaagtgaatcacTCATCGAAGGGAACGAGAATTCCCGTCTGCTCTCGAGTTGCTCTGCACACACAACCAGCGAGCTGCTCAAACCCGCCCCCTTACGTCACACCCGGGGATCTCTGTGATTGGGCTTCCTGTTGGAGGCCGAATCCCACGCGCCTCCCTATTGGATACGACATACTGTAGCCTGAAGAAGCCATAACGTGTTCTAGGTATTACACTTAGATTGTATAGGGATTAGGGAGGCAGCAAATTACAAGGTTTAATAAAGGTTTAATAAATATAAGTGTGTAGGCATGTGAAATTAGTATAATCTCGGAACAAACGTTATCTGtctccactctgtgtgtgtgtgtgtgtgtgtgtgtgtgtgtgtgtgtgtgtgtgtgtgtgaaatatgcATGCACTGTAAGTGGAAGTTAGTGTGAAGCTCTTAGCATCAGCACTTGACCACTTCAGTCAATGATTAATCCTGTACAGGCTGCTCGCACATACAGCAGAATTTATTTCATGGCCAGATGGTTGGTTACTTCTACAAGTCTCAGAACAGTTTTCCGGACATTGGGCTTTTCCTCTATGAACAATCAAATAATCAGCAATATGAATAAGAGAACTATGAATTCATGATAATCAAGTGCCTTTTCCAGTCTAAAAGAGAGACAAACggaggtggtgtactggttagcattgtcgcctcacagcaagaaggtcctgggtttgaggccggagagggcctttctgtgtagagtttgcatgttctccccgtgtctgcgtgggtttcctctggtttcccccacagtccaaagaaagaaagcacaactttattcatcacacacttgcgaaatttcctctctgcatttaacccatctgaagcagtgaacacacacacatgtgagcaatgagcgcacacacacatacccagagcagtgggcagtcatgctaacagcgcccggggagttaggtgcctcgctcaagggcacctcagcccaaggccgtcccatattaacctaaccgcatatctttggactgtgggggaaaccggagcacccggaggaaacccatgcagacatgaggagaacatgcaaactccacacagaaaggcccttgccggctgctgcgttcaaacccagaaccttcttgctgtgaaggcgactgtgctaaccactacaccaccatgccgcccaccctggaccctcagacaaagacatgcagggtaggttaattggtggctctaaattgaccataggtgtgaatggtgagTGTGATTCTCTatgtcagctctgcgataacctggtgacttttccagggtgtaccccacctctcgcccatagtcagctgggataggctccagcttgcctgtgaccctgtagaacaggataagtggctacagataatggatagatggatgaatggaagAGAGACAAACAAGATGGTTTATTTGGGAGAATTGTTGTTGCCCTTGGTTTTCGTCCCATAGACTAGGGGTATTTGAGTAATACTTGATAACGTCCAGTTATGTCAAATTCATTCCTTATTTTGCAGTAAAAAAATAACATAACTGAATGGCAAGAATAATCAGCTTGTATTGCTTAATCCTGAGTGATTATTTTATGCCTATAAATAAAGGcattatattaatggcatttagcagacgctcatcCAGAGCAACCTACAACATACCCAgctcagcctggggagcagttgagggttcagtgccttgttgaagggcacttcagccattcctgctagtccagggactcgaaccagcaacattttggtcccaaagctccttctctaattattagaccatggcttcccccaacttATTTTGCAGCAGTGCTTCATGTTACCACTTTTGACGAGCACTATATCCTCTGAATAGATGATACCTCTGTTTTAAACATgaaggaaaataaaaacaaacatttttctgtccaatcg
This Neoarius graeffei isolate fNeoGra1 chromosome 3, fNeoGra1.pri, whole genome shotgun sequence DNA region includes the following protein-coding sequences:
- the trib2 gene encoding tribbles homolog 2 — translated: MNIQRSNPINIARYGRARHKAHELEELSCLQQRTPEPNQSFSPNLGSPSPPESPDSTHRVSCIGNYLLLEPLEGDRVLRAVHLHSGEELVCKVFDISRYQESLAAYFVLGAHQNINQIVEILLGDTRAYVFFERSHGDMHSFVRTCKKLREEEAARLFYQIVSSVAHCHDNGLVLRDLKLRKFVFKNEERSLVKLESLEDTYLLKGSDDSLSDKHGCPAYVSPEILNASGSYSGKAADVWSLGVMLYTILVGRYPFHDVEPGSLFSKIRRGHFSIPETLTPKARCLIRSILRRDPTERLTSREILEHPWFQAATGQAGTAYARGEREADQMVPEANMEEELEQFLS